The Vidua macroura isolate BioBank_ID:100142 chromosome 2, ASM2450914v1, whole genome shotgun sequence DNA window CCTGGGAAGACTCCAGAGAAATAACCGGAGAATAACAGAGGACTCTGATCATTTGCCTTGGATTTATAGCTTTTGTTTCCTTGAGGAAATCtcttatttccatttattccaCAGCTGAAAAAGCACAGACACAGAATTAAGTGAGACTAAAAgtgttcctttcccttttccacccaaatgtaaaacatttctgtaatttcttttttaacagatgtatttttaaaattcaaatgtaAGAGTGGTTTTCAGGGGTCGCTTTcaacaaaaaacccctcacAAAAAGTAGTTGGACAAGCACCAGCATCACAGTTCTGTCTGCATGAACTggctttttgtcttcctttcccCTAAATTAAAAACTGGAGCTAGTCAGCCAGACAAATCAACCAGCTTGATTCCAGAGCTTTCAGTAAAGTCATCAAGTTCctttttagaaacattttataAGAACTGGAGATAATTTTTGAGCTTTGGAAGAATATATTGTCTTTTTTGCAGATATGTAGCATGTAGGAGATACCTGCTTTTGTCAAGCTTCATGATCTTTcaaaacaggattttaaaatattttaatattttaagaaaagaatagtcaaaatgttttaaaagtaaCTTGTTAATGTATCTAGTTTGATAATAGGACATTCTCATCTGTCTGCTGAAGGATGAGAAGCCAGCATGACATTCTTAAGCAAAGGGAAATGGTAAATAAAGCATTGCTCATCCTAGCTATTAGGTAGTTGGATGATTAAGGATGAAAAAATTCCATATGGAAGGCAGATGCTTTCCTCCTACCCACTCATTTTGGGAATGATGCATTTTGGGAATGCCGAATGCATGGTCTTGTAGCAGTGCAGTGTTAGACCAAGAGGAGAACAGTGAAGTTTCATCTCCatgaattctttcttttcaggaaaGATAAGTTGTCTGCACTTTAAAATCACATAGCTGAGCTACACAGCCTTCATAAATAGGCTGCAGTTTTTGATTAGGAATACCTTAAGGAATGCAAGTTTGTGGTGGTTTTCTTTGTGTACTCTGTTAGCTGAAGATATTTTGTTTCTGAGACCACTTAACAATGACCTAAAAAAGATATAGCATTGATTTCTTGTGGAATAATGGGCTCAATTTTCCAGAACGATAGGCAGCATGAGAGTTGCAATTATTATTTCAAGCTCACTATTCTATTGTTCTCTATTGTCTGAGAACcagaaagtgaaaacaaatgtaAGTAAACTAAATGAACCTCTCTGGATAGTGTtaaatgggaaatattttttaggtttgaattttctgttttgcctttggatttcttttccctACAGAATCATTATTTTAAGGGGACCAAATGGCATCAGGGCAGATCAAGAAAAtagacttaaatattttttgtcctGTATgtccttaaaatgaaaaaaaaaaaaaaaaaaagaaaagaaaccaccTTAAAAAAGGACTGTAAATGTCACATTCATCTCTGAAAATGTCAGCTAGTTTTGCCATAGTTTTGAATGTTTGCCAGAACATGGCTTAATTAAAAGTTTCCTATTTAAAGTAGAGGCATTCTGTTTTACTCCAGAAGTATTTTCTATGGAAGTTAAGACatgagggaaagggagaaaatatttcctatttagTTTACTTGTTCTAGGCTCTAGTCTACTttatggctttgtttttttaagatccTCTGTTATCCTGCTTTTTGAGAGTTGGATGAGGGGAGAGATGAAATGGCTTTTATGAAGGGAGCTTAAGGCTGCAGGGACTGTGGGGCTTTGTAGTTGCAGTGAAATCTGAACAGCACGAAACTTCTTTAAGGAAAACTAAGATTAGCTGGAAGACAGGAGAAGGTGTGTTACACTATGTTTCTCTCTATAGAACTGTTTTTCTCTGTACTTTTTCACTGGCACTTTATTGCCTCTTTCGTGTTTTGGTTGGTGATGGATACAAAAGGGAGATTTACTGGCAGCTTGCATTTCGCTAAATAGAGTCTTGTATTATACAGATTGTGGTCATGGTGGATATATGAACTTGTCTGAATTGCTGTTTGACCTTTTCTGAGAAACTTTGGCAGGCAGATGGAGGAAATACATTATTGGAGGAAATATGTTACTGGATAAAATGAATGCATTTGTTTAATTCAGAAGAATCTTAATCTCTTGTGTTTTCTGCCTGTGGATTTGGAAATCAGGTATAGGTTTTAATATCTACACCTTGGAATTACTCAGTTCTTACAACTCATATGAGTGTCTAAGGAATTGTGGATTATATCCACACGGCATATTTCCTAAAAAAACCTGATTCCTATGTAGTAGCATGAACACTTGGAAAAGTGTTCCTTCTGGACACTACAACTTCTGGACACATACCTTCTGGATGCTACAACTTCTCTGTTTATAGTTCTTCAGTGGTGGTTGTCTTGATGCCAAAAGAGTCTATTGTAGGAGTAATGAGGTGTGGTACAAGTGCACTGTGCTCATACATGTTGCTTTTCAAATCTCCGTGTTCCATCATAGCCAAAGGATGACTAAAGATTGAAAGGCAGCATTGTGCTTGCATTTAGTTGCTCCCTtcaattgcttttaatttctctctctctttataCCTTGTGTTTGGAGGGAAGCATTAGTGTTGTGGTGTGTGGTTGATTCTTTTGTGTTCTTTCCCTCTCCCCGTGTGTTTTGGCTGCAGGAGGACACCGAGCCGTGGTACTCTCGGAAGGTGTATGCGAGGTACTGGAGGCACTATGACTTAGCCATGCGCTGGATGCGCAGGCACCAGAAAGCCTACAGGAAAGCCATGGAGTCCTTTTATCGCATGCCGTGGCATCCGTGgcatcctgctgcagcctctccaaGCAGCCATTACTCAGATTGGGATGGGAGTGATCTCCCACATATCCAAAACTATTCTTCCAGCTGTAGACCAGATGTCAGAGTTCCATATCACAGGGGAGCTCAGCAGTACGCAGGTGCCTACCAGGAGAGGGAGGATGCTGATGAGGACTCCGAAATGGAAGAGGATGTTGAAAGGGACTCTGAAATGGAGGAAGACTCTGAGTCTGAAGGAGAGATAGAATATGACTTGAGTAACATGGAGATCACAGAGGAGCTTCGCCAGTTTTTTGCAGAGACAGAGAGGCACCGAGAAGAGCTGCGTAAGTCCATGcttgttctgtgttttgtggTATTTGGTGGCCATAACATTGAGTGCCAGATGGCTTCAACATTTACAGGTTTTGTAAGAATTCACAGAAATAGGCACTGCAAGTGAGCAAGCCAGCTGAATGAAATAGGCAAAACTGATGGGTGCACTTAAGTACCTCTCATTAGAAATaagtttcagaaaatgtttgaaagTTTTTggtgagagagacagagaaaaaaaattatgactgCAAAGAGGAGAGTAACACTTTTGTCCAGAAGACAGTATTAATCATCAGTGCTGAGGAAAAAAGCTCCAGATTTTTTATGGTGAAATCTAGTTAATGTGCTATATGTCTTAGAGGGGAGCCCACAGGAAATGCTTGAATACATCACTGACCCCTAGAGTAAGCCTCAATGTATTTTATAGCATGGAGCAGCCATTTTGTTTGCTATTCTTTGGCTAGCCTGACAGTAAAATTTCATGACTCttttctcctccccctccatcCTCTTAATTCTGCACTATATCACAAGTTTCTCTTTGTTGAGCATCTTGATCTGGACCCAAGTCCTTTGAGAGGGAATGTAAGTCTTAAGATTTTTCTCAGGTCTTGATCCTCAGAGGTATTGGTCATCTttgtttctgtgaaattctTAAAATAGTAAAGGATTATTCTGTACTTTATTGACACTTTACTCGTATACAGATGTTGCAGGAAAAATTATCTGGTTTAAGAaagcagaataataaaaataactttcctCACATGAGTCCAGTAGAAAATACTTGTAATGAATGCTTAATAGagctttttctgcttctctgaaagagaaaacattctAAAAATGTATAATAAAGGCCATGattgaaagggaaagaaaaagtattttaagatCTTTGATCAGCAGGTATCAGAGGGTGAGCTGGTAACTCAGCTTAACTTCAGACTTCTCATCAATGTGATGCACAGTTGATCTAGTTAGCAGAGAAAGTGAGTTAGGGAGTTCTGTGGAAGTGCCTGATACGAATCCCTTTCTCATTGTGCTTTTGCAGAATCAGCTTGGTGTTCTCTGTTGAAATGTTCCTTTGATGAGATACATGGTGTTTTAAGACACTGGGCTACTTCTGGGAGtgcagaacattttctttggatttattttgaCTAATATGATTAGTGGTACTTAAAGGTATGTGAGTGAATAAAGGTGGTATCCTGGAAATTGGGAAATAAGGTCTTAAAGAATGTTCTATGTTGCAGATATCCTGTATGACCTTGATGTAGCTATTTAGTCTCTTCCTGACCCCTCACTGGCTGTGCTTGCTAAAAATATGATTTGTTCTTTATGATGAGCAGGTGAATTGGAAAGAAGTTTATGACTCAGAGTACAGATTTTACTTTTGTTCCTTCCACCACAGCAGTACTCAGAACCTTTTGGAATTATTTGGTCTCTGCTCTGCGCTGTGTTGTAACCTAGCTCTGGATGAGTGTTAACTCCATGTGCTTCAGTGGCACTATTGCAGATCTTCATGCAAACTCAAGCAGGCTGTGGTCCTTCACTACTGCATGCCTCAGTTTCTTTAGCAGCTTTCCTGATAAAGTGAGGATAGTGCTGAGTAAGCATCTATAATTCTTCAAAGcatgaaaaagtaaacaaatacttgacttaaatgaaattttttaagTGACATAGAAATCTAGGGTGAATGTTGCTTTCTAAGTGCTACTATTGTGAGTAATTAAAAACACAGTATGATCttgtttggaaataattttttcttgcatggtgagggaaaaggaaagtagAAGAAATTTTTTAGTCTGTTGAAGTTTCTCAAAAGAAGAAGCataagcagcaggaggaggggaaaatcATTGTTTTTGTAATGGTTTGGAAATGAGCTGGTATGGAGACTGTGTTGAAGGCAGTAATACTCTACTTTAAGAGgtagttttattaattttcctgatTGCTATTTAtgaacaaaatttaatttagagTTTCATTAAGCTGTGATAATAATGATGCTATATCATGTTATATCTTTCATACTGTTTAACAGTTGTCATTCTGTATTGATGCTTGAGAAGATTGAGATAATGCATCCTCAAAAGAAACCCTCAGTTACTTgagtattttctctttaatgaCTTTTGCTTTTAATCCCAAACTTCATGTCCTTAGGAGCAGATTTATAGAGAAACTTGGGTAACATAAACCTCAGTAATGCCTGAAATTTACACCTCCACTTCAGAGAGAGACATTTGTAAGGGTGAGGCAAGAGTTTTACATAGCATTTAAAGTGAATGAGATTGTTTGGGTGTGCCACGGTAGAATACCAATAGGACCTTGACGATCAGTTAAAGCAAAAGCCAGTCGTTGGGGGACATTAAAGGGAAGGCTGTGTCtcatattttcttcctctggcaTCAGTAAGGGGCTCCGGGTGGAATTCACAGCCTCTGACCCCTGCACCTTGATAATCACTTGGGAGAATACACACAGCTTGCTCTTCTTCTAAAAGCAGAGTTGACAAGAGGTAGATACACGCTTATGGGCAACTTAATGAGGTGGGAGTCACAAGGGAGCAGAGCATCAATGGGGCAAATAGGAATGGGAATTTGGCGCATAAGGAAGGGGATACCAATCTTTGTGAAGTATGACGTCcattggtttggtgtttttctaCCTGTCCAAACTTCGGAAATACTACACAGCATTAATGCATCTATTTTGGACACGTGTAGTGAGTCATGATATTTCATGTGAGATATAGCTGGTTCCCACACCTGATCCACAGATGTCTCATAGGCATGTAGAAGGATAATCAAATGGATTAAAAGGAATCCTACCTGATGTCAGACTCTTCAATTAAAATGCCTGATCTAGAGCTTGCTGGACAGAAATTATCATAGACATCAGAGGATAACATCTTGCAAACTTTAACTGTGAAAGACTTAAATAGGCCTGAGGTAGGTGGGAATGAGGTGACTGAATCTtgggggtcttttccaaccttcatgattctatgattctgtggctctgtgaaaGGCCTTTGAGCCTAGATGGTAACATACAAGCCTTAATGCTAATTGCAAAGAGGAGAGCACCGCAGATAAGAAAGATGTTGTGTCAGTCTagccaaagaagaaaacttaagatttatttcatttctttgtagCTGCCACAAACTTGAAGAACAAGCAGATTTCTAACTTCTGTAggatttttaattgttttctaaGTGGGCATTTGCAGTGATTGGCTGACTTGCAAAGTAAGGGCTTTGAAACTGGCAAACTTGCTGCATGATTTAACACTTCTGCAGTGATACAGTTCACAACCAACCTCTTttaaaacaatctttttttttgtctttgaagtCATGTCAATTTGTATCATGTGTTGTAGTCAATTACATGTTCCTGGAATGCCCAGAAGTAATTATGAGTAAAGTTTCGCTGAGGCTGTATGAACTGAGATGTACTAATACACTACAAACTTATCTCATGTTTTAGATAAATGGCATTTGGTTAAAACCCTTACAGACAGTTTCTCCATATGCAATCGTAATTATATAGTGATTCTCTTTTTTAGAGGGTTTTCTTATCAGGCTAGTCTGTCATTCTGGTTCTTCATGTAGCTGGTGATCCAAGCATACTATGCATCTTGGGAATGTTTATGATTGCATTTAAGTTTTCCCTCTGGCAGTTGAAAAGCATGAAGTTGTTTGCCTGGGTTACCATACCTGTCAGACCTAAGTGTGGTAGCAGATTCTCCAGGCATCCTAGATGTAAAGGATAGAATGCAGTAAGTTGCCTTTTTACATTTGCAAGAATTAAAAGGGCAAAAATCAAGAAAGGAAGATTCACAACCCTAACAGTTCTGTAAACTGTCTAATTGCACATATTTATTACACTTTAAAATTTAGCCTTTGAAACATGTAGTTTGTCCTTatacaatttttctttgtttccttttgcatATAAGAGAAAATCACTGCTAAAATTGAGTGAATACAGCATTGCAAGTACATTGAGAACCATTCTATAGTAGTGAACAGGACACAGACAGAatcctttatttaaaaacaaagaaaaacaagggaaaGTACCATCATGTCAGTTCATTACTGAAGGATAATAGTCTATCATTTGTTAATGCTCTGACTAGTTTTTTCCATCAAAGGCTCTGTTTCTATTGCCCACACATAGCCTCCA harbors:
- the GEMIN8 gene encoding gem-associated protein 8, whose translation is MEDTEPWYSRKVYARYWRHYDLAMRWMRRHQKAYRKAMESFYRMPWHPWHPAAASPSSHYSDWDGSDLPHIQNYSSSCRPDVRVPYHRGAQQYAGAYQEREDADEDSEMEEDVERDSEMEEDSESEGEIEYDLSNMEITEELRQFFAETERHREELRRQQQLEAEDPYVEADQDLHRRVERSVEPPTERPGERRMAEMKKLYGAEAAKIQAMEAAMQLTFDRNCDKKQPKYWPIIPLNL